From a region of the Malania oleifera isolate guangnan ecotype guangnan chromosome 12, ASM2987363v1, whole genome shotgun sequence genome:
- the LOC131144023 gene encoding LOW QUALITY PROTEIN: protein DETOXIFICATION 29 (The sequence of the model RefSeq protein was modified relative to this genomic sequence to represent the inferred CDS: inserted 5 bases in 3 codons; substituted 2 bases at 2 genomic stop codons) encodes MESRDNTANIEGSSSEGAGHKVGSDSIVLLRLLQRPPLLSTRFDDEDLIQTLAQPRAVSNASFGPFSRTPTDILPTTESEIFFREFWWVPEAVVPGRPAIFTSLCQYSLAAITQXFAGMSSRYTLAAVSIEEFRHCRFSILAHLGMGSALETLSGRRTGXGRLDIAGIYIQRSWVILNTTSVFLCFISYSRLRCLKAIGQTAAISSPGTFAVWMIRSCSRSAVNFPHRQYILCVCEYINWDICSVRVSNELGAAHPRTAKFSVVVVVINSFTIGVLLSLVLIIARKEYPSLFSDNSDVKELVSELTPLLAACIIINNVQPVLSGVAIGAGWQAFVAYVNIGCYYVFGIPLGLILGFKLNLGVKGIXXMLSGTXLQTCVLFGMVYKTNWNKEASIAGDRIKKWGGGTEAEENNVEK; translated from the exons TCTGCTACAAAGGCCGCCGCTTCTGTCCACCAGGTTTGACGACGAAGACCTAATCCAAACACTGGCACAACCCCGCGCCGTTTCGAATGCTTCTTTCGGTCCCTTCAGTCGGACGCCGACCGATATCCTCCCCACAACTGAGTCAGAGATTTTCTTCAGAGAGTTCTGGTGGGTCCCAGAAGCTGTGGTACCTGGCCGCCCCGCCATATTCACCTCCCTCTGCCAGTACTCCCTCGCCGCCATCACCC TTTTCGCCGGCATGTCGTCACGCTATACCCTCGCCGCCGTCTCCATCGAGGAATTCCGTCATTGCCGATTCTCCATTCTGGCTCAT CTAGGGATGGGAAGCGCGCTGGAGACGCTGTCGGGCAGGCGTACGGG GGGGCGGTTGGACATTGCTGGAATTTACATTCAGAGGTCGTGGGTGATCCTCAACACCACCTCCGTCTTCCTCTGCTTCATCTCATATTCGCGGCTGCGCTGTTTGAAGGCCATCGGGCAGACTGCCGCCATCTCCAGCCCGGGGACGTTCGCGGTGTGGATGATCCGCAGCTGTTCGCGTTCCGCCGTGAATTTCCCCCATCGCCAA tatattttgtgtgtgtgtgaatatatTAATTGGGATATATGCAGCGTGAGGGTGTCGAACGAGCTGGGAGCAGCTCACCCGAGGACAGCGAAATTctcagtggtggtggtggtgatcAATTCGTTCACCATCGGAGTGCTGCTGTCGCTGGTGCTCATCATCGCCCGCAAGGAATACCCTTCCTTGTTTTCCGACAACTCAGACGTGAAGGAGCTTGTTTCTGAGCTCACTCCGCTCCTTGCCGCCTGCATTATCATTAACAACGTCCAACCTGTTCTCTCTG GGGTGGCAATTGGAGCAGGATGGCAAGCATTTGTCGCGTACGTCAACATTGGATGCTACTACGTATTTGGGATTCCTCTGGGTCTTATACTTGGCTTCAAGCTCAACTTGGGTGTCAAG gGAATATGATGAATGCTGTCGGGCAC TCTGCAAACCTGTGTGCTCTTTGGGATGGTTTATAAGACCAACTGGAACAAAGAG GCTTCCATAGCTGGAGACAGAATTAAAAAGTGGGGGGGTGGCACAGAAGCTGAAGAGAACAACGTTGAAAAATGA